One Halobaculum sp. CBA1158 DNA segment encodes these proteins:
- a CDS encoding redoxin domain-containing protein has translation MVDFEVVELPEADHVAEGETAPEFTRPLVGDEYWSDTALSELDGPVALVFFPMDGAFPATYIWNEIRDREWGRGPSDHVTVVGVSASTPYEHTSFLAERGMDYELFSDPGVGVGDLYGVAHDLDGMAGVREHRPAVFLLDDDHAVEYAWVASEWPEFPDYDEVESHIERL, from the coding sequence ATGGTCGACTTCGAGGTCGTCGAGCTTCCGGAGGCGGATCACGTCGCCGAGGGCGAGACCGCCCCGGAGTTCACCCGTCCGCTCGTCGGCGACGAGTACTGGAGCGACACCGCGCTGTCGGAGCTCGACGGTCCCGTCGCGCTCGTGTTCTTCCCGATGGACGGGGCGTTCCCGGCGACGTACATCTGGAACGAGATCCGCGACCGCGAGTGGGGGCGCGGCCCGAGCGACCACGTCACAGTCGTCGGCGTCTCCGCCTCGACGCCGTACGAGCACACGTCGTTCCTCGCGGAGCGCGGGATGGACTACGAGCTGTTCTCGGATCCCGGAGTCGGCGTCGGCGACCTGTACGGCGTCGCGCACGATCTCGACGGGATGGCGGGAGTCCGCGAGCACCGCCCCGCCGTCTTCCTGCTGGACGACGACCACGCCGTCGAGTACGCGTGGGTCGCCTCCGAGTGGCCGGAGTTCCCGGACTACGACGAGGTCGAATCGCACATCGAGCGCCTGTGA
- a CDS encoding cupin domain-containing protein: MDRVNADDLDWDETDRGDRVGWRRKRLAAAADGDDLGCSLYELPPGKRAWPYHYHAGNEEALYVLSGEGTLRHADGEADLRAGDYVALPAGEDGAHRVINDSEGPLRYLAMSTMRDPEVLVYPDSDTVGAMAGDPPGGAGERDVDAYFRRDDAVDYWDGEEG; this comes from the coding sequence ATGGACCGCGTCAACGCCGACGACCTCGACTGGGACGAGACCGACCGCGGCGATCGAGTCGGCTGGCGGCGCAAGCGACTGGCCGCGGCGGCCGACGGCGACGACCTCGGGTGTAGCCTCTATGAACTGCCGCCGGGAAAGCGGGCCTGGCCGTACCACTACCACGCCGGCAACGAGGAGGCGCTCTACGTCCTGTCGGGCGAGGGCACCCTGCGCCACGCGGACGGCGAGGCCGACCTCCGCGCGGGCGACTACGTCGCGCTGCCGGCGGGCGAGGACGGCGCACACCGGGTTATCAACGACTCCGAGGGACCGCTTCGCTACCTCGCGATGTCGACGATGCGCGATCCGGAGGTGCTCGTGTATCCCGACTCGGACACGGTCGGCGCGATGGCCGGCGACCCACCGGGGGGAGCCGGCGAGCGCGACGTGGACGCGTACTTCCGCCGCGACGACGCCGTCGACTACTGGGACGGCGAGGAGGGGTAA
- a CDS encoding heterodisulfide reductase-related iron-sulfur binding cluster yields MQADVTRETFWTIGPVGKAAFYYLAAVAIAVFLYGTYARFARYAAGEDDWFDRLDDLPGRVLRAARIVASNRNQFDRDLYAGVMHAFILWGFLTLLIGTTILGIDLDFWRPVTGESFFIGDFYLSYSFVMDAMGLLFVVGVGMAIYRRYTEREGRLWGKHTSLEDDAFVWTLLALGVGGYVLEAFRIIGSAEFAAYEQVSFVGFFLAGVFAEAGVTVGMAETLYYWTWWSHALLAFAFIALIPYAKPFHMISSFANVVTRDEKAGVRLPGVPEDADPDEIGYGSIEDFSWRHILDQDACTKCGRCSSVCPAKASGRNLDPRDVILDLKSYRESLDAGETEAVEIVADGGESVIAAESMESCMSCMACMDACPVDIEHVPEFTQMNRRLTETGQMDEMVQDAMMNVFQNGNTFGDPARKRPDWTDDLDFEVPDAREEDVEFLWYVGEYPSYDERNRRVARSLATLFERADVSYGILYEDEQHDGNDVRRVGEEGLFEMLVEDNVEAFGSATFEKVVTTDPHSMNTFRNEYPEVSEFDDPVFHYTEIVERLVNQGRLGLDGTELDYTATYHDPCHLGRMNDVYEAPRDLIRATGVDLHEMPRNRSDSFCCGGGGGGLWMDHDEETKPSEERLREALEDTAAGDAVEKFVVACPMCGTMYEDGRKTGNFEDDIEIVDIAELLCEALAAKEGVAVEAPGDADADGDTSPTAAD; encoded by the coding sequence ATGCAAGCCGACGTGACGCGCGAGACCTTCTGGACGATCGGCCCCGTCGGGAAGGCCGCGTTCTACTACCTCGCGGCGGTCGCGATCGCGGTGTTCCTCTACGGGACGTACGCGCGGTTCGCGCGCTACGCCGCCGGCGAGGACGACTGGTTCGACCGCCTCGACGACCTGCCGGGGCGAGTGCTGCGGGCGGCCCGGATCGTGGCGTCGAACCGCAACCAGTTCGACCGCGACCTGTACGCGGGCGTGATGCACGCGTTCATCCTCTGGGGCTTTCTCACCCTCCTGATCGGAACGACGATCCTCGGGATCGACCTCGACTTCTGGCGACCCGTGACGGGCGAGTCGTTCTTCATCGGCGACTTCTACCTCTCGTACTCGTTCGTCATGGACGCGATGGGGCTGTTGTTCGTCGTCGGCGTCGGCATGGCAATCTACCGGCGTTACACCGAGCGCGAGGGTCGCCTGTGGGGCAAGCACACCTCGCTTGAGGACGACGCGTTCGTCTGGACGCTGCTGGCGCTGGGCGTCGGCGGCTACGTGCTGGAGGCGTTCCGCATCATCGGCTCCGCCGAGTTCGCCGCATACGAGCAGGTGTCGTTCGTCGGCTTCTTCCTCGCCGGCGTGTTCGCGGAGGCGGGCGTCACCGTCGGGATGGCCGAGACGCTGTACTACTGGACGTGGTGGAGTCACGCCCTGCTGGCGTTCGCGTTCATCGCGCTGATTCCGTACGCGAAGCCGTTCCACATGATCTCCTCGTTCGCGAACGTCGTCACCCGCGACGAGAAGGCGGGCGTCCGGCTGCCCGGGGTTCCGGAGGACGCCGACCCCGACGAGATCGGCTACGGCTCCATCGAGGACTTCTCGTGGCGGCACATCCTCGACCAAGACGCCTGCACGAAGTGCGGCCGCTGTTCCTCCGTCTGCCCGGCGAAGGCCTCCGGCCGGAACCTGGACCCGCGCGACGTGATCCTCGACCTCAAGAGCTACCGCGAGTCGCTGGACGCCGGCGAGACCGAGGCGGTCGAGATCGTCGCGGACGGCGGCGAGTCGGTCATCGCCGCCGAGTCGATGGAGTCGTGCATGTCCTGTATGGCCTGCATGGACGCCTGTCCCGTCGACATCGAACACGTGCCGGAGTTCACCCAGATGAACCGCCGGCTGACCGAGACGGGCCAGATGGACGAGATGGTGCAGGACGCGATGATGAACGTGTTCCAGAACGGCAACACGTTCGGCGACCCCGCCCGCAAGCGACCCGACTGGACGGACGACCTGGACTTCGAGGTGCCCGACGCCCGCGAGGAAGACGTGGAGTTCCTCTGGTACGTCGGCGAGTACCCCAGCTACGACGAGCGCAACCGGCGCGTCGCTCGGTCGCTGGCGACGCTGTTCGAGCGCGCGGACGTCTCCTACGGCATCCTCTACGAGGACGAACAGCACGACGGCAACGACGTGCGCCGCGTCGGCGAGGAGGGGCTGTTCGAGATGCTCGTCGAGGACAACGTCGAGGCGTTCGGCTCCGCGACCTTCGAGAAGGTGGTCACGACCGACCCGCACTCGATGAACACCTTCCGCAACGAGTACCCCGAGGTGAGCGAGTTCGACGACCCCGTCTTCCACTACACGGAGATCGTCGAGCGCCTCGTGAATCAGGGTCGCCTCGGGCTGGACGGCACGGAACTGGACTACACCGCGACGTACCACGACCCGTGTCACCTCGGCCGGATGAACGACGTGTACGAGGCCCCCCGCGACCTGATCCGCGCGACGGGGGTCGACCTCCACGAGATGCCGCGCAACCGCTCGGACTCCTTCTGCTGCGGGGGCGGCGGCGGCGGCCTCTGGATGGACCACGACGAGGAGACGAAACCCAGCGAGGAACGGCTTCGCGAGGCGCTGGAGGACACCGCTGCCGGCGACGCCGTCGAGAAGTTCGTCGTCGCCTGCCCGATGTGCGGGACGATGTACGAGGACGGCCGCAAGACCGGGAACTTCGAGGACGACATCGAGATCGTCGACATCGCGGAGCTGCTGTGTGAGGCGCTGGCGGCGAAGGAGGGTGTGGCCGTCGAGGCTCCCGGCGACGCTGACGCCGACGGCGACACGTCGCCGACGGCGGCCGACTGA
- a CDS encoding conditioned medium-induced protein 4 has product MDEKTEELRDIFLDATGDDTVTERQQEGHGSLVTDAGDGDRVAELVARMRERYAFETGLSDDDLERVVRLFFEDADDAAIADDLGVDEATVFDARMDLHLVRDRDRDAPFALSALRSLHVDGVPIPERAAELDADEATVDHYSRVVAADLESTRANDRFRDEFADLLAEQDLKSGHTDEAHEDGLREAAEDIETNVSF; this is encoded by the coding sequence ATGGACGAAAAGACGGAGGAACTCCGCGACATCTTTCTCGACGCGACGGGCGACGACACCGTCACCGAGCGCCAGCAGGAGGGGCACGGCTCGCTGGTGACCGACGCCGGCGACGGGGACCGGGTCGCCGAACTCGTCGCCCGGATGCGCGAGCGCTACGCGTTCGAGACGGGGCTCTCCGACGACGACCTCGAACGCGTCGTTCGCCTGTTCTTCGAGGACGCCGACGACGCCGCCATCGCCGACGACCTGGGCGTCGACGAGGCGACCGTCTTCGACGCTCGGATGGACCTCCACCTCGTCCGCGACCGCGACCGCGACGCGCCGTTCGCCCTCTCGGCGCTCCGCTCGCTGCACGTCGACGGGGTTCCGATCCCCGAGCGCGCGGCCGAACTCGACGCCGACGAGGCGACCGTCGACCACTACTCGCGGGTCGTCGCCGCCGACCTGGAGTCGACTCGCGCGAACGACCGCTTCCGCGACGAGTTCGCGGACCTGCTGGCCGAGCAGGACCTCAAGAGCGGCCACACCGACGAGGCCCACGAGGACGGGCTTCGCGAGGCCGCCGAGGACATCGAGACGAACGTTTCCTTCTGA
- a CDS encoding ferredoxin family protein, which translates to MGIDPNFDENREHAGEENGLDVWGPVDPPEKLGIHGAHVAVDYDICIADGACLENCPVDVFDWVDTPDHPESEKKVEPTREDQCIDCMLCVDICPVDAIDVDASRS; encoded by the coding sequence ATGGGAATCGATCCGAACTTCGACGAGAACCGCGAGCACGCCGGCGAGGAGAACGGCCTCGACGTATGGGGGCCGGTCGACCCGCCCGAGAAGCTGGGGATCCACGGCGCTCACGTCGCCGTCGACTACGACATCTGCATCGCCGACGGCGCGTGCCTGGAGAACTGCCCGGTCGACGTGTTCGACTGGGTCGACACGCCCGACCACCCCGAAAGCGAGAAAAAGGTCGAGCCGACCCGCGAGGACCAGTGCATCGACTGCATGCTCTGTGTGGACATCTGCCCGGTCGACGCGATCGACGTGGACGCCTCGCGGTCGTAA
- a CDS encoding L-threonylcarbamoyladenylate synthase, with amino-acid sequence MDATGNGTDGDGVGDGGITTADIDRAAEAVRAGETVVYPTETVYGLGADATDPAAVERVFEAKDRPRDKPLSVAFGSVEAALSLVPASDRAARFAREFLPGPVTVVVDRDDALPPELTDGEPRVGIRVPDHETARALADAAGPITATSANRSGAGSVRRVADLDSRVREACAVVLDGGETPGGESTVVDPARGVIHRSGPLADEIREWLAGEP; translated from the coding sequence ATGGACGCGACCGGTAACGGGACGGACGGCGACGGGGTCGGTGACGGCGGGATCACTACCGCCGACATCGACCGTGCTGCCGAGGCGGTCCGGGCGGGCGAGACGGTCGTCTACCCCACCGAGACGGTGTACGGGCTCGGCGCGGACGCGACCGACCCCGCGGCGGTCGAGCGCGTCTTCGAGGCGAAGGACCGCCCGCGCGACAAGCCGCTCTCGGTCGCGTTCGGGAGCGTCGAGGCGGCGCTGTCGCTCGTGCCCGCGAGCGACCGCGCGGCCCGCTTCGCCCGCGAGTTCCTCCCCGGGCCCGTCACGGTCGTCGTCGACCGCGACGACGCACTCCCGCCGGAACTCACCGACGGCGAGCCGCGGGTCGGTATCCGGGTTCCGGATCACGAGACGGCGCGGGCGCTGGCCGACGCCGCCGGGCCGATCACGGCGACGAGCGCGAACCGCTCGGGCGCGGGCAGCGTCCGGCGGGTCGCCGATCTCGACTCCCGGGTCCGGGAGGCCTGTGCAGTCGTGCTCGACGGCGGGGAGACGCCCGGCGGCGAGAGCACGGTCGTCGACCCCGCACGCGGCGTGATCCACCGGTCGGGACCGCTGGCCGACGAGATCCGCGAGTGGCTGGCCGGCGAGCCCTGA